One region of Peribacillus simplex genomic DNA includes:
- a CDS encoding sigma 54-interacting transcriptional regulator has protein sequence MLSIPDDKIRPFISITIDQPTFSEQKIDEIQEPFFFLMKDNQVFAYIRMDDLPLNERVTTVDQLLQYAFSIENVCKLHPNISMPLLFQIIGEPIVLIKTDEGLLTGYVKREDVLAELFKQDSKQNLDLLNVILTSIPMGIFVADKEKNIVNFNESGLKMIKKPSEQVLNEPAANIFDKQHIHNVFASGSSILNQLEITDVMSVLVDYSPILNHEKEVEGLIIIVQDLPMVEEMAMEIDLIKSSNKDLNAILANIYDEILVVNQKGELLRYSDSIISGFWGKDLKDYIGKNLLQLEDEGIFNPSVPRLVLEQKKKVSIVQDTKMNKKVLSVGTPVFNEKGDIERIVIASRDITETAQLKSELNEMKKELDSFKKQDQFYKELIFASPKMEQIISQVQKIAHFSSTVLINGESGVGKEVIAEAIHKMGRRSKQPFLKINCGAIPENLLESELFGYTKGSFTGADKNGKVGYFQQANNGVLFLDEVGDMPIHLQVKLLRVLQEQEVIPIGSTTPVSIDVQIVAATNKRLEKMVEMGTFREDLFYRLNVIPIHVPPLRERPEDIPPLAFHFLQKLNERYQRNYHFSPDALNILEVYTWPGNIRELQNMIERLVVSADEEMIDAGFIQRFIPVGSDFKQTKPIITRILPLQEAQDHVEEQLIMLAMKQYKTTTKAAKALGISQSSVSRKYQKVLAEQSKRIEKNTY, from the coding sequence GTGTTATCTATTCCGGATGATAAAATTAGACCATTCATATCTATAACAATTGATCAACCAACATTTTCAGAGCAAAAAATTGATGAGATACAGGAACCTTTCTTCTTTCTTATGAAGGATAATCAAGTATTTGCCTATATCCGCATGGATGACCTCCCGTTAAATGAAAGAGTAACAACAGTCGATCAGCTTTTACAGTATGCTTTCTCGATTGAAAATGTTTGTAAATTGCATCCAAACATTTCTATGCCGCTCCTGTTTCAAATTATCGGTGAACCTATCGTACTGATAAAAACGGATGAAGGCCTGCTTACCGGTTATGTAAAAAGGGAAGATGTTTTAGCTGAATTATTCAAGCAGGACAGCAAACAAAACTTAGACCTGCTAAATGTTATTTTAACATCCATTCCTATGGGGATTTTTGTGGCTGATAAAGAAAAAAATATCGTGAACTTCAATGAATCTGGCTTGAAAATGATAAAAAAACCTTCAGAACAAGTCCTTAATGAACCTGCTGCAAACATCTTCGATAAGCAGCATATACATAACGTGTTTGCCAGCGGGAGCAGTATTCTTAATCAGCTGGAGATTACTGATGTCATGAGTGTGCTTGTCGATTATAGCCCGATTTTAAATCATGAAAAAGAAGTCGAAGGCCTGATCATCATCGTTCAGGATTTACCGATGGTTGAGGAAATGGCCATGGAAATAGATTTGATAAAAAGCTCGAATAAAGACTTGAATGCCATTTTAGCGAATATCTATGATGAAATTCTGGTCGTCAATCAAAAAGGGGAGCTATTACGCTATAGTGACAGCATCATCTCAGGTTTCTGGGGAAAGGATTTAAAAGATTATATCGGAAAGAATCTCTTGCAATTAGAAGATGAAGGGATTTTCAATCCTTCGGTCCCCCGGTTAGTCCTTGAACAAAAAAAGAAAGTATCGATTGTCCAAGATACGAAAATGAATAAAAAAGTACTTTCCGTCGGTACTCCAGTATTCAATGAAAAAGGGGATATAGAGCGTATAGTCATTGCATCTAGGGATATAACGGAAACGGCACAATTGAAATCGGAACTAAATGAAATGAAGAAAGAACTGGACTCATTCAAAAAGCAAGATCAATTTTATAAAGAGTTGATTTTTGCCAGTCCTAAAATGGAGCAGATAATCAGCCAAGTCCAGAAAATCGCCCATTTTTCATCTACTGTATTAATCAACGGGGAGTCGGGAGTGGGTAAAGAAGTGATAGCCGAAGCTATCCATAAAATGGGCAGGCGCTCCAAGCAACCTTTCCTGAAGATAAATTGCGGGGCGATTCCGGAAAACCTCCTCGAAAGTGAATTGTTTGGTTATACGAAGGGTTCATTTACGGGAGCGGATAAAAATGGGAAAGTAGGATACTTTCAACAGGCCAATAACGGTGTTCTATTCCTTGATGAAGTGGGTGACATGCCTATACATCTGCAAGTCAAGCTGCTGCGAGTCCTCCAGGAACAGGAAGTGATCCCGATAGGCAGTACGACACCTGTCTCCATCGATGTTCAAATTGTTGCAGCAACGAATAAGAGACTGGAAAAAATGGTCGAGATGGGGACGTTTAGAGAAGATTTATTCTATCGATTGAACGTCATTCCCATACATGTGCCCCCGTTAAGGGAAAGGCCGGAGGATATACCGCCGCTAGCCTTTCATTTTCTGCAAAAACTGAATGAAAGGTATCAGCGGAATTACCACTTTTCCCCTGATGCCTTGAATATACTGGAAGTCTATACATGGCCGGGGAACATTCGTGAATTGCAGAACATGATTGAAAGATTGGTTGTCTCTGCAGATGAAGAGATGATCGATGCCGGCTTCATTCAAAGGTTCATTCCGGTCGGCAGTGACTTTAAACAAACAAAACCCATCATTACAAGAATCCTTCCGCTGCAGGAAGCCCAGGATCATGTTGAAGAGCAATTGATCATGCTGGCCATGAAACAGTATAAAACTACGACGAAAGCGGCAAAAGCGCTGGGGATAAGTCAATCATCAGTGAGCAGGAAGTATCAAAAAGTCTTGGCTGAACAGAGTAAGAGGATCGAAAAAAATACATATTGA
- a CDS encoding APC family permease, whose amino-acid sequence MRKWRGFMPVILFGFSFMALATVFSTYGIAAEMSHVVPGAYILALMVMLFTENSYGQMAKVIPSAGSAYAYAKVD is encoded by the coding sequence ATGAGAAAATGGAGAGGTTTCATGCCTGTTATTCTATTCGGTTTTTCATTCATGGCTTTAGCAACGGTGTTCAGCACATATGGCATCGCAGCAGAAATGTCACATGTAGTTCCTGGAGCCTACATACTCGCTTTAATGGTGATGCTTTTCACGGAAAACAGTTATGGACAGATGGCGAAAGTCATTCCATCGGCAGGTTCAGCATATGCCTACGCAAAAGTCGATTAA
- a CDS encoding APC family permease, with translation MQTGQLKRSLNLWHIVLLGVGYMTPMVVFDTFGIVSEETGGHVPTAYVIALMAMLFTAASYGKMVKIYPQAGSSYTYTQKTINPHLGFLVGWSSMLDYLFLPMVNAILTKIYLTALFPEVYPWIWVVAFVLLMTGINLFNVNFAANFNSFLVFFQMLVIIIFVALVVKGVMGGEGTGDVFSVQPFIGPHMEMSTLITGATILCFSFLGFDAVTTLSEETPNPSKTIPRAIFLTALIGGVLFVTAAFFTQLFFPDVSRFGDPEAASPEIALFVGGKLFQAFFLAGTLSGTLASGLASHASVSRLLYVMGRDQMISKKFFGFVHPKYNTPFFNVIFVGTISMIALFLDLVTAASLINFGALIAFTFVNICVIVHAIRNKSFRTMKGFLSTILSPVIGGASVFILWLNLDMSSLILGVVWALIGICYLLYRTKWFTESPPLFHFEEAQ, from the coding sequence ATGCAAACAGGTCAACTGAAAAGGTCTTTAAACTTATGGCATATCGTATTGCTTGGTGTTGGTTATATGACGCCGATGGTTGTTTTTGATACTTTCGGGATAGTTTCAGAAGAAACGGGGGGGCATGTGCCAACAGCTTATGTCATTGCTCTTATGGCGATGTTGTTTACTGCAGCCAGCTATGGAAAAATGGTGAAAATTTATCCGCAGGCAGGTTCATCCTATACTTATACTCAAAAAACGATAAATCCACATTTAGGCTTCCTTGTCGGGTGGTCATCGATGCTTGATTATTTATTTTTACCGATGGTGAACGCCATTTTAACAAAAATATACCTAACAGCTCTTTTTCCTGAAGTATACCCGTGGATATGGGTAGTGGCATTTGTTCTTTTAATGACAGGGATTAACTTATTCAATGTTAATTTTGCTGCCAACTTTAATAGCTTTCTAGTTTTCTTTCAAATGTTGGTCATCATTATTTTTGTGGCTCTTGTGGTCAAAGGGGTCATGGGTGGAGAAGGAACAGGTGACGTTTTTTCAGTTCAGCCATTCATCGGGCCTCATATGGAAATGTCGACACTCATTACAGGCGCTACAATCCTTTGTTTTTCGTTTCTGGGGTTTGACGCTGTCACTACATTATCGGAAGAAACACCAAATCCATCTAAAACGATTCCCCGGGCCATCTTTTTGACTGCCCTGATCGGTGGGGTTTTATTTGTGACGGCTGCATTCTTTACACAGTTATTTTTCCCTGATGTTTCCCGTTTTGGCGATCCTGAGGCGGCTTCCCCGGAAATTGCCCTTTTTGTGGGCGGGAAGTTATTTCAAGCTTTCTTTCTCGCTGGAACTTTATCCGGTACCCTTGCCTCCGGTCTTGCATCCCATGCTAGTGTTTCTAGATTGTTATATGTCATGGGGCGTGACCAAATGATCTCAAAAAAATTTTTTGGGTTTGTCCACCCCAAATACAATACGCCATTTTTTAATGTCATCTTTGTCGGGACCATATCAATGATTGCCTTATTCCTTGATTTGGTTACGGCCGCTTCCCTCATTAACTTTGGGGCTCTAATTGCTTTTACTTTCGTGAATATTTGTGTAATCGTCCATGCAATAAGAAACAAAAGTTTCCGAACGATGAAAGGATTTCTTTCAACTATTCTGTCCCCGGTTATTGGAGGGGCATCGGTATTCATTCTGTGGCTTAATCTCGATATGAGTTCATTGATCCTAGGGGTTGTCTGGGCGTTAATTGGAATTTGTTATCTTCTGTACCGGACAAAATGGTTTACGGAATCCCCTCCGCTATTTCATTTTGAAGAAGCCCAGTGA
- a CDS encoding NAD(P)H-dependent glycerol-3-phosphate dehydrogenase, with amino-acid sequence MVKAKESIAVIGAGSWGTALAMVIADNQHEVRLWGHNQKQIDEINQNHTNEKYLPGIELPLGIKGYSSIKEALAGIEIIILAVPTKAYREVLGQIKEAHDKPLTIVHVSKGIEPDSLLRISEMIEEVSSADWLKDIVVLSGPSHAEEVSLRHPTTVAVSSKNMKAAERVQDIFINNNFRVYTNPDLIGVEIGGALKNIIALGAGLTDGLGYGDNAKAALMTRGLAEISRLGVAMGANPLTFSGLAGIGDLIVTCTSVHSRNWRAGNMLGKGQKLEEVLENMGMVVEGVRTTKAAYQLAKKYEVNMPITEALYDVLFNGEEVKKAVDLLMNRSKTNEMEELFNILDSRQQD; translated from the coding sequence ATGGTGAAAGCAAAAGAAAGTATCGCTGTGATTGGTGCAGGGAGCTGGGGAACTGCTTTAGCGATGGTAATAGCTGATAACCAGCATGAAGTGAGATTATGGGGACATAATCAGAAACAAATTGATGAAATAAATCAAAATCATACGAATGAAAAATACTTGCCTGGGATTGAATTGCCTTTGGGGATTAAAGGATATTCGTCCATTAAAGAAGCGTTGGCCGGGATTGAAATAATTATTTTGGCGGTGCCGACCAAAGCCTACAGGGAAGTGCTTGGTCAGATTAAAGAGGCTCATGATAAACCATTGACGATCGTTCATGTGAGTAAAGGAATTGAACCTGATTCACTGCTTCGTATATCGGAAATGATTGAAGAAGTCTCTTCGGCGGATTGGCTTAAAGATATAGTGGTTCTTTCAGGACCGAGTCATGCAGAAGAAGTCAGTCTGCGTCACCCGACAACAGTTGCCGTTTCTTCAAAGAATATGAAGGCCGCCGAAAGGGTTCAGGACATCTTTATCAATAATAATTTCCGTGTGTATACAAATCCCGACTTGATTGGTGTTGAAATCGGTGGGGCATTGAAGAACATCATTGCTTTGGGTGCCGGCCTTACGGATGGTTTAGGCTATGGTGATAATGCCAAGGCTGCATTAATGACACGGGGATTGGCTGAAATATCCCGCCTGGGGGTGGCCATGGGGGCCAACCCACTAACGTTTTCAGGTTTAGCTGGGATTGGCGACTTGATCGTCACTTGTACAAGCGTCCATTCCCGTAATTGGAGAGCTGGGAATATGCTTGGTAAAGGGCAAAAGCTTGAAGAAGTTTTGGAAAACATGGGTATGGTCGTTGAAGGTGTCAGAACCACTAAAGCCGCCTATCAACTAGCTAAAAAGTACGAAGTGAACATGCCGATCACAGAAGCCTTGTACGATGTTTTATTCAATGGAGAAGAAGTGAAAAAGGCAGTTGACCTTTTAATGAATCGTTCAAAAACGAATGAAATGGAAGAACTTTTTAACATATTGGATAGCAGACAGCAGGATTAA
- the der gene encoding ribosome biogenesis GTPase Der, producing MPKPVIAIVGRPNVGKSTIFNRIVGERVSIVEDVPGVTRDRIYSSGEWLTHDFNIIDTGGIDIGDEPFLEQIRQQAEIAIDEADVIIFMTNGREGVTSADEEVAKILFKSRKPVVLAVNKVDNPEMRDQIYDFYALGFGDPFPISGSHGLGLGDLLDEAAKHFPKFSGQDYADDVIKFSLIGRPNVGKSSLVNALLGEDRVIVSEIEGTTRDAIDSPYKYNGKEYVIIDTAGMRKKGKVYESTEKYSVLRALRAIERSDVVLVVLNAEEGIREQDKKIAGYAHEAGRAIIIVVNKWDAIEKDEKTMKDFEEKIRAHFLFLDYAPIIYLSALTRKRTHTLIPVIDQASENHAIRVQTNVLNEVVMDAVAMNPTPTHNGNRLKIYYTTQVAIKPPTFVVFVNDPELLHFSYERFLENRIRDAFGFEGTPIRIFGRQRK from the coding sequence ATGCCAAAACCGGTAATTGCGATAGTCGGTCGTCCGAACGTGGGAAAATCGACAATCTTTAATAGAATAGTGGGAGAACGGGTTTCGATTGTCGAAGACGTTCCTGGAGTAACACGTGACAGGATTTATAGTTCAGGTGAATGGTTGACACATGATTTTAACATTATTGATACAGGTGGAATTGATATCGGTGACGAGCCGTTCCTAGAACAAATTCGCCAGCAGGCTGAAATTGCCATCGATGAAGCCGATGTGATAATTTTTATGACGAATGGTCGTGAAGGGGTAACGTCTGCAGATGAAGAGGTCGCTAAGATTCTCTTTAAATCGAGAAAGCCAGTTGTCCTTGCGGTAAATAAAGTCGATAACCCAGAAATGAGAGATCAAATCTATGATTTCTATGCGTTAGGTTTTGGCGATCCATTCCCGATCTCCGGGTCTCATGGACTTGGTCTTGGTGACCTACTGGATGAAGCGGCCAAACACTTCCCTAAATTCAGCGGCCAGGATTATGCTGATGATGTCATTAAATTCAGTTTGATTGGACGACCGAATGTAGGTAAATCTTCACTGGTCAATGCATTGTTAGGTGAAGATCGTGTCATTGTAAGTGAAATTGAAGGAACGACTCGCGACGCGATTGACTCCCCTTATAAATATAATGGTAAAGAATATGTCATTATTGATACTGCTGGGATGCGGAAAAAAGGGAAAGTGTATGAAAGTACGGAGAAATATAGCGTTCTTCGTGCATTAAGGGCAATTGAACGTTCAGACGTTGTTCTTGTGGTCCTGAATGCTGAAGAAGGTATTCGTGAGCAGGATAAAAAAATTGCCGGATATGCCCATGAAGCGGGTAGAGCGATCATCATCGTCGTCAATAAGTGGGATGCCATCGAGAAAGATGAAAAAACGATGAAGGATTTTGAAGAAAAGATCCGTGCCCATTTCCTATTCTTGGATTATGCGCCAATCATCTATCTTTCTGCCTTAACTAGAAAAAGGACACATACCTTAATACCAGTCATCGATCAGGCTAGTGAGAATCATGCTATCCGTGTTCAGACAAATGTATTGAATGAAGTGGTCATGGATGCCGTGGCGATGAATCCGACACCGACTCATAATGGCAACCGTTTGAAAATCTATTATACGACTCAGGTTGCGATTAAGCCGCCTACTTTCGTTGTATTCGTTAACGATCCGGAGTTATTGCATTTCTCATATGAGAGATTTTTAGAAAATCGAATTAGGGATGCCTTTGGTTTTGAAGGAACACCGATACGAATTTTTGGACGCCAAAGGAAATAG
- a CDS encoding YphA family membrane protein, whose product MDGILFYWMSWIVWVIVMYFIPKTVPFRFDFLFHLLAVMVLTGYKLEVSLFTMHLSGPYLFFILCVYIRKQSIIKVMELICGSLIITLAYASFQLFSLLDPIWLIMKPSYLLCIFLNYLILLLFKNWKHRLFVLLIGLIMGDIIYSGLLVYHSLSYVALAYAWHDNAVLILGTNILWRMLELVGQYIYSSSQSRLLSKQRKENFNQ is encoded by the coding sequence ATGGATGGAATTTTGTTTTATTGGATGTCATGGATAGTTTGGGTCATTGTCATGTATTTTATTCCAAAAACGGTTCCATTTCGTTTTGATTTTCTTTTTCATCTATTAGCCGTAATGGTATTAACGGGGTATAAACTGGAGGTTTCCTTATTTACCATGCATTTGAGCGGCCCATATCTTTTCTTTATACTATGCGTGTATATTAGGAAACAATCAATCATCAAGGTGATGGAACTGATCTGCGGAAGTCTTATTATCACTCTCGCCTATGCCAGTTTTCAACTTTTTTCTTTACTTGATCCGATATGGCTCATCATGAAACCCTCTTATCTTTTGTGTATTTTCCTGAATTATCTTATCCTATTACTTTTTAAAAATTGGAAACATCGATTGTTCGTCCTTTTAATCGGTTTGATAATGGGTGATATCATATATTCTGGATTGCTTGTTTATCACTCTTTGTCTTATGTGGCCCTTGCATACGCATGGCATGATAATGCAGTGCTGATATTGGGCACGAACATACTGTGGAGAATGTTGGAGCTTGTTGGCCAATACATTTATTCATCATCCCAATCGAGATTGTTATCAAAACAAAGAAAAGAGAATTTTAATCAATGA
- a CDS encoding YpzI family protein, with protein sequence MGKDRQEKKLKESKRVESDRDQSLGHKGATRMESPEEARKRNS encoded by the coding sequence ATGGGTAAAGATCGACAAGAAAAGAAATTGAAAGAAAGTAAACGGGTGGAGTCCGATAGGGACCAATCCTTGGGTCATAAAGGGGCAACAAGAATGGAAAGTCCCGAAGAGGCACGAAAAAGGAATAGCTAA
- the fni gene encoding type 2 isopentenyl-diphosphate Delta-isomerase, whose translation MEREQRKLDHIEFALKTGQQHKTGLEDISFIHQSLPGISLDNVNLSAEVGGLELSSPIFINAMTGGGGPETEKLNGDLAIAARETGIAMAVGSQMAAIKDSSQQDSFKVVRQENPDGVLIGNLGGEATVEQAKRASEMIGANALQIHLNVIHELTMPEGDRNFAGTLSRIEKINRSIGIPVIVKEVGFGMSKETVQQLHSVGVSIIDVGGFGGTNFAKIENERRAKILGYFNEWGIPTAASIVEAVNVSPQLSVIGSGGIQSPLEITKSLALGAKGVGLAGHFLKLHKEFGLVQLIKEINYIHEDLKIIMTALGCGNISELRNAKIVIKGNTYHWLSQRGINCSAYAK comes from the coding sequence TTGGAGAGAGAACAACGAAAATTAGATCATATAGAATTTGCGTTAAAAACAGGTCAGCAGCATAAAACAGGGCTAGAGGATATTTCGTTTATTCACCAAAGCTTACCAGGGATTTCCTTGGATAATGTGAACCTATCAGCGGAAGTTGGCGGACTTGAATTAAGTTCGCCAATTTTTATAAATGCCATGACCGGTGGCGGAGGCCCTGAAACTGAAAAATTGAATGGTGACCTGGCCATTGCTGCCCGGGAAACAGGAATCGCTATGGCGGTTGGATCACAAATGGCAGCCATCAAGGATTCTAGTCAGCAAGACTCCTTTAAAGTGGTAAGACAGGAAAATCCTGATGGAGTGCTGATTGGTAATCTTGGCGGTGAAGCAACAGTCGAACAGGCAAAGCGAGCCAGCGAAATGATCGGGGCAAATGCCCTGCAGATTCATCTTAACGTCATTCATGAATTGACGATGCCTGAAGGGGATAGGAATTTTGCGGGTACCCTTTCGAGAATAGAGAAAATCAACAGAAGTATCGGAATTCCTGTCATCGTAAAAGAGGTTGGATTTGGGATGAGTAAGGAAACGGTGCAGCAATTACATTCCGTTGGTGTATCGATCATTGATGTAGGCGGGTTTGGCGGAACGAATTTTGCTAAAATAGAAAATGAAAGACGAGCGAAAATACTCGGATATTTTAATGAATGGGGCATACCGACAGCTGCTTCGATAGTCGAAGCCGTTAATGTTTCACCTCAGCTTTCAGTTATTGGATCGGGGGGCATTCAAAGCCCTTTGGAAATTACAAAAAGCCTGGCCTTAGGAGCGAAAGGTGTCGGGTTAGCCGGACATTTCCTCAAGCTGCATAAAGAGTTTGGCCTGGTACAATTGATTAAAGAAATAAACTACATACATGAAGATTTAAAGATCATCATGACTGCACTAGGGTGCGGTAATATCTCAGAATTAAGGAATGCGAAAATAGTCATCAAAGGCAACACCTATCATTGGTTATCTCAAAGAGGCATAAATTGTTCGGCATATGCTAAATGA